From a single Ooceraea biroi isolate clonal line C1 chromosome 12, Obir_v5.4, whole genome shotgun sequence genomic region:
- the LOC105284223 gene encoding pyruvate dehydrogenase E1 component subunit beta, mitochondrial isoform X2, translating to MTVRDALNSALDEEMERDEKVFLLGEEVALYDGAYKVSRGLWKKYGDKRVIDTPITEAGFTGIAVGAAMAGLRPVCEFMTFNFSMQAIDHIINSAAKTFYMSAGRVNVPIVFRGPNGAAAGVGAQHSQCFGAWYSHCPGLKVVSPYNSEDAKGLLKAAIRDPDPVVVLENEILYGVQYPMSDQALSKDFVLPIGKAKIERVGNHVTLVAHSKAVEESLEAANELAGKGIEAEVINLRSLRPLDMDTIIQSVIKTKHLLTVEQGWPQCGIGAEVSARIVESEAFYHLDAPVIRITGVDTPMPYAKSLEIAALPQIRDIADAVNKVLGVTQ from the exons ATGACCGTGCGAGATGCGCTCAACTCGGCCCTGGATGAGGAGATGGAGCGGGATGAGAAGGTATTTCTGCTCGGCGAAGAGGTAGCATTGTACGATGGTGCCTACAAGGTGTCCCGGGGCCTCTGGAAGAAGTACGGGGACAAACGTGTCATCGACACGCCGATCACGGAGGCTGGCTTCACCGGCATCGCGGTCGGAGCTGCCATG GCTGGCCTGAGACCAGTCTGCGAGTTCATGACGTTCAACTTCTCGATGCAAGCGATCGATCACATCATCAATTCCGCCGCGAAGACATTCTACATGTCAGCGGGTAGGGTCAACGTGCCGATCGTGTTCCGCGGGCCGAACGGTGCCGCGGCGGGCGTCGGGGCCCAGCACTCGCAGTGCTTCGGCGCCTGGTACAGCCATTGCCCGGGCCTGAAAGTGGTGTCACCCTACAACAGCGAGGATGCGAAGGGTTTGCTCAAGGCCGCCATAAGGGATCCCGATCCAGTGGTGGTGCTGGAGAACGAGATACTGTACGGCGTGCAGTATCCGATGTCTGACCAGGCGCTGTCCAAGGACTTTGTCCTGCCGATCGGTAAGGCCAAGATAGAGCGAGTGGGCAATCACGTGACGCTGGTGGCGCACTCCAAGGCGGTTGAGGAGTCGCTCGAAGCGGCCAACGAGCTCGCCGGCAAGGGGATCGAAGCCGAGGTGATCAACCTGCGTTCCCTCAGGCCTCTGGACATGGACACCATCATACAGTCCGTGATCAAGACGAAACACCTGCTGACGGTCGAGCAGGGCTGGCCGCAGTGCGGTATCGGCGCGGAGGTCAGCGCGAGGATTGTCGAGA GTGAAGCTTTCTACCATCTCGACGCGCCAGTGATCCGCATAACGGGAGTCGACACGCCTATGCCGTATGCAAAGTCGCTGGAAATCGCCGCCTTGCCGCAGATCAGGGACATAGCGGACGCCGTCAACAAAGTACTGGGAGTGACGCAGTAG
- the LOC105284223 gene encoding pyruvate dehydrogenase E1 component subunit beta, mitochondrial isoform X1, translated as MLTTVVRTVARRSFSTSKWAAAQQMTVRDALNSALDEEMERDEKVFLLGEEVALYDGAYKVSRGLWKKYGDKRVIDTPITEAGFTGIAVGAAMAGLRPVCEFMTFNFSMQAIDHIINSAAKTFYMSAGRVNVPIVFRGPNGAAAGVGAQHSQCFGAWYSHCPGLKVVSPYNSEDAKGLLKAAIRDPDPVVVLENEILYGVQYPMSDQALSKDFVLPIGKAKIERVGNHVTLVAHSKAVEESLEAANELAGKGIEAEVINLRSLRPLDMDTIIQSVIKTKHLLTVEQGWPQCGIGAEVSARIVESEAFYHLDAPVIRITGVDTPMPYAKSLEIAALPQIRDIADAVNKVLGVTQ; from the exons ATGCTCACG ACTGTCGTAAGAACCGTCGCCCGCCGCTCGTTCTCCACGTCAAAATGGGCAGCAGCGCAGCAG ATGACCGTGCGAGATGCGCTCAACTCGGCCCTGGATGAGGAGATGGAGCGGGATGAGAAGGTATTTCTGCTCGGCGAAGAGGTAGCATTGTACGATGGTGCCTACAAGGTGTCCCGGGGCCTCTGGAAGAAGTACGGGGACAAACGTGTCATCGACACGCCGATCACGGAGGCTGGCTTCACCGGCATCGCGGTCGGAGCTGCCATG GCTGGCCTGAGACCAGTCTGCGAGTTCATGACGTTCAACTTCTCGATGCAAGCGATCGATCACATCATCAATTCCGCCGCGAAGACATTCTACATGTCAGCGGGTAGGGTCAACGTGCCGATCGTGTTCCGCGGGCCGAACGGTGCCGCGGCGGGCGTCGGGGCCCAGCACTCGCAGTGCTTCGGCGCCTGGTACAGCCATTGCCCGGGCCTGAAAGTGGTGTCACCCTACAACAGCGAGGATGCGAAGGGTTTGCTCAAGGCCGCCATAAGGGATCCCGATCCAGTGGTGGTGCTGGAGAACGAGATACTGTACGGCGTGCAGTATCCGATGTCTGACCAGGCGCTGTCCAAGGACTTTGTCCTGCCGATCGGTAAGGCCAAGATAGAGCGAGTGGGCAATCACGTGACGCTGGTGGCGCACTCCAAGGCGGTTGAGGAGTCGCTCGAAGCGGCCAACGAGCTCGCCGGCAAGGGGATCGAAGCCGAGGTGATCAACCTGCGTTCCCTCAGGCCTCTGGACATGGACACCATCATACAGTCCGTGATCAAGACGAAACACCTGCTGACGGTCGAGCAGGGCTGGCCGCAGTGCGGTATCGGCGCGGAGGTCAGCGCGAGGATTGTCGAGA GTGAAGCTTTCTACCATCTCGACGCGCCAGTGATCCGCATAACGGGAGTCGACACGCCTATGCCGTATGCAAAGTCGCTGGAAATCGCCGCCTTGCCGCAGATCAGGGACATAGCGGACGCCGTCAACAAAGTACTGGGAGTGACGCAGTAG
- the LOC105284221 gene encoding acidic fibroblast growth factor intracellular-binding protein, giving the protein MLSEVDVFISNYTLVDPEIYQLWVDGHSSSDAVNILHQRGICQQTNAPLELVASDIHDHYRTYALLEKLLHTPTKLASEQLAFQIEPQTSQMLIEMYYEFDDVVVRELLGKKITSKSRKDMDEVAEKTGITLKSCRRQYDNVKRVFKIVEDLPGSLVANIKQHFLLSEDLAKRYAAVVFIACLRFEMNKRKLQFLTFPDLYHCANSMMASWTYRCVGSEYFDTDLDREFLQELSECRMLLENDENKHHKHLVCLKLKPMLLERSYQELDLNFRSYSRAIIGIACNLQRSRELRFFFLELVERCIEPWRQVNWTHSDLRNFLSVYTQCALDMDVLREGEVKDAFERYMTVVTCCLLRMYHT; this is encoded by the exons ATGTTGTCGGAGGTTGACGTGTTCATCAGTAACTACACCCTGGTCGACCCGGAGATCTACCAGCTTTGGGTCGACGGGCATTCCT CTAGCGATGCGGTCAACATTCTGCATCAGCGAGGGATCTGTCAACAGACGAACGCGCCGCTCGAGCTAGTCGCATCCGACATACACGATCACTATCGCACCTATGCTCTGTTGGAGAAGCTGCTGCATACTCCTACCAAGCTAGCTAGTGAACAACTGGCTTTTCAGATAGAACCACAAACTAGTCAGATGCTTATAGAAAT GTATTACGAGTTTGACGATGTCGTTGTACGCGAATTGCTAGGGAAGAAGATAACGTCCAAGAGCAGGAAAGATATGGACGAAGTGGCGGAGAAGACGGGGATCACCTTGAAGAGTTGTCGAAGACAGTACGATAATGTGAAAAGGGTATTCAAAATTGTCGAAGACTTGCCAGGGTCCCTAGTGGCCAACATCAAACAGCATTTCCTGCTCTCCGAAGATCTCGCCAA ACGATACGCAGCGGTGGTGTTTATAGCTTGTCTGCGCTTCGAAATGAACAAGAGGAAACTGCAATTCCTGACGTTTCCCGATCTGTACCATTGCGCCAACAGCATGATGGCCTCCTGGACGTACCGCTGCGTCGGTTCCGAGTACTTCGACACGGACTTGGACAGGGAATTTTTGCAGGAATTATCCGAGTGCAGAATGTTACTGGAGAACGACGAGAACAAACATCACAAACA TCTAGTGTGCCTCAAGCTGAAGCCGATGCTGCTCGAACGATCCTACCAGGAACTGGATCTGAATTTTCGCTCGTACTCGCGAGCGATAATCGGTATCGCGTGTAATTTGCAAAGATCGCGCGAGCTGAGGTTCTTCTTTCTGGAGCTGGTGGAAAGGTGCATCGAACCGTGGCGACAGGTCAACTGGACGCACTCCGATCTGCGGAACTTCCTGTCCGTTTACACGCAGTGCGCTCTCGACATGGACGTACTTAG GGAAGGAGAAGTGAAAGACGCGTTCGAGCGTTACATGACGGTAGTGACGTGCTGCCTGTTACGTATGTATCATACATGA
- the LOC105284233 gene encoding growth/differentiation factor 8 → MRLPVVFFVILGMGGIRANWSEVTNPLMRVWYTFLPHSPESSEVSASKAAECVGCAQNKVTLIDHNPFLTELRVEYVKQQILKKLRLSKPPEVSMPLSTLPKPLISNVLELRPGAPPEPERHAENFYGKTDQIVVFPNEGVADSTKCRQNSNHITGFNPAACFTFYLPNEMQYVDVTSAQLWFYKEQDENDDELNQTFVLSELDHWDLGGSFEKNTVMAIFETDIGEGWVQTDLAFMVKKWIGRRRLNHAIQIACTTCSMDRDIAPVSVEQTLKPFLVIHTAPFPQKNRPKRNSNCLPEMKECCRDELYINFQDIGWSDWILHPSGYHAYFCRGSCSTAASLTNSGSHYNNVIRKLLTKDMVQRKNQIVPCCSPTQLAPLQLLYIDSNNTITQKTLPNMVVEACGCM, encoded by the exons ATGCGTTTGCCCGTGGTGTTTTTCGTTATTCTCGGTATGGGCGGAATCAGGGCCAACTGGTCCGAAGTGACCAATCCTCTGATGAGAGTGTGGTACACGTTTCTCCCTCACTCGCCGGAATCGTCAGAAGTGTCGGCCAGCAAGGCGGCCGAGTGCGTCGGCTGTGCACAGAATAAGGTCACTCTAATTGACCACAACCCGTTCTTGACCGAGCTCAGGGTGGAGTACGTAAAGCAGCAGATCTTGAAGAAGCTGCGGCTGTCGAAACCGCCCGAGGTCTCGATGCCGCTATCGACCTTGCCCAAGCCCCTGATAAGCAATGTGCTCGAACTTCGACCCGGAGCACCGCCCGAGCCGGAAAGACACGCAGAGAACTTCTACGGCAAGACCGATCAGATTGTTGTGTTCCCGAACGAAG GTGTGGCCGATTCGACGAAATGCCGTCAGAACTCGAATCACATAACGGGGTTCAATCCGGCGGCCTGTTTCACGTTTTACCTGCCGAACGAGATGCAGTACGTAGACGTGACCTCGGCGCAGCTCTGGTTCTACAAGGAGCAggacgagaacgacgacgagctCAACCAGACCTTCGTGCTATCCGAGCTCGATCACTGGGACCTGGGCGGTAGCTTCGAAAAGAACACCGTCATGGCAATCTTCGAGACCGACATCGGAG AGGGCTGGGTGCAGACGGACTTAGCATTCATGGTGAAGAAATGGATAGGTCGACGTCGACTGAACCACGCTATTCAGATAGCGTGCACCACGTGCTCGATGGACCGCGACATCGCGCCTGTGTCCGTCGAGCAGACTCTGAAGCCGTTCCTGGTGATTCACACCGCACCATTTCCACAAAAGAATAGACCTAAGAGGAACTCAAACTGCCTACCCGAAATGAAAGAGTGCTGTCGAGACGAACTCTATATTAACTTTCAAGACATTGGTTGGAGCGACTGGATTCTACACCCGAGCGGATATCACGCGTATTTCTGTCGAGGATCTTGTTCTACAGCAGCTTCCTTAACGAACAGCGGTTCGCATTACAACAACGTTATCAGA AAGTTGTTGACCAAAGACATGGTGCAACGGAAGAACCAGATAGTGCCATGCTGCTCGCCGACGCAACTCGCCCCGCTTCAGCTGCTCTACATCGACTCGAACAACACGATCACGCAGAAAACACTACCGAACATGGTGGTGGAGGCTTGCGGTTGCATGTGA